The following coding sequences lie in one Chryseobacterium culicis genomic window:
- a CDS encoding T9SS type B sorting domain-containing protein gives MKKILLLFILLITQMAFSQSDCVTAIPICGNSDISYTPSGPGNIIEILNQNGGCLGTNERYTVWYTFTVSSPGTLAFKIKPNDQGDDYDFAVYGPTANGCASLQNADHVFIQPIRCNYSGTPGDTGLDLTLAPPAVFPTNPPGVTSSMNNGKWSPYMDVLAGQTYYLVIDNFSRSVNGFSLEWSGTASLSSAFNDPVLSPNPFIAPGIPGATPTDPNQVMVCALPTQFDFTTLSAAIINGNSPNFKVSYHKTTNDALTGQSPLTVATVDGVTTYYYRVVYQDPNNPNNPINGCFITGKFKFVNVGISANAATLYSCNNYGAGTAKYNLTTANVFGGGGATIKYYATIADMNAEINEITDPANYTSPETTIYVKVVSTFGCIATTTIRLLFYPTVVLKDAVLQNCYIDNDVTRSTFDLSKADIGVAVPTPAGTIIKYYTSIADAQAQTNPIVMALNYLSESKTVYARVDNDKLCYSIAKIELIVLPPVKSAVLKDKTICAEAKTTLDAGPGFVSYEWSTGETTQAINNVGVGVYWVKLQTGKCFTLQEVRVHASLQPVISGIEINNNNITVTASGGVPPYKYSVDGVNWQDSNIFTGLPRGENTIYVKDTYNCTPIQVTVTVPNLINAITPNGDNVNDVIDYSALAYKKNLVFIVYDRYGNKLHEANRMNNFSWDGTAFGKKILTGTYWYTISWNENNKDNTETKYSGWVLVKNKE, from the coding sequence ATGAAAAAAATATTACTTCTTTTTATTTTATTGATAACGCAAATGGCCTTTTCACAGTCAGACTGTGTCACAGCAATTCCCATCTGTGGTAACTCTGACATTTCTTACACCCCTTCAGGACCTGGAAATATCATAGAAATTCTTAACCAAAACGGAGGATGTCTTGGTACCAATGAAAGATATACCGTTTGGTACACCTTCACGGTATCCTCACCAGGAACACTGGCATTTAAAATAAAACCTAACGATCAAGGGGACGATTATGACTTTGCAGTGTATGGGCCAACAGCAAACGGTTGTGCTTCTTTACAGAATGCAGATCATGTCTTCATACAGCCTATAAGATGTAACTATAGCGGTACTCCGGGAGACACAGGTCTGGATCTTACTCTTGCTCCACCTGCAGTATTCCCTACTAACCCTCCTGGCGTTACATCCAGTATGAACAATGGTAAATGGAGTCCTTACATGGATGTGCTGGCAGGTCAAACATATTATTTGGTGATTGACAACTTCAGTAGATCCGTTAATGGTTTCTCTTTAGAATGGTCGGGTACGGCAAGTTTAAGTTCCGCATTTAACGATCCGGTTCTTTCCCCTAACCCATTTATTGCACCGGGAATTCCTGGAGCTACTCCTACTGACCCGAACCAGGTGATGGTTTGTGCATTACCTACGCAGTTTGATTTTACAACACTTTCTGCAGCTATCATCAATGGTAACAGCCCTAACTTCAAGGTTAGTTATCATAAAACAACCAACGATGCTCTTACAGGACAAAGCCCTCTTACAGTAGCAACTGTTGATGGGGTTACAACATACTATTACCGAGTTGTATACCAAGATCCAAACAATCCGAACAACCCTATTAACGGATGTTTCATAACAGGGAAATTTAAATTTGTCAACGTGGGTATTTCAGCCAATGCGGCCACTTTATACTCTTGTAACAACTATGGAGCCGGTACTGCAAAATATAATTTAACAACAGCCAATGTATTTGGAGGTGGTGGTGCAACCATTAAGTATTATGCTACCATTGCTGATATGAACGCAGAGATTAATGAAATTACAGATCCTGCCAACTATACTTCTCCCGAAACAACGATATACGTAAAAGTAGTTTCTACTTTCGGATGTATTGCAACCACTACGATCAGATTATTATTCTACCCTACGGTTGTATTGAAAGACGCTGTACTGCAAAACTGTTATATTGATAACGATGTTACCCGCTCAACATTTGACCTTTCTAAAGCAGATATCGGAGTAGCTGTTCCAACACCTGCCGGAACGATTATCAAATATTATACCTCTATAGCTGATGCCCAAGCACAGACAAACCCTATTGTAATGGCATTAAACTATCTTTCAGAAAGCAAAACGGTATATGCAAGAGTAGATAATGACAAGCTGTGTTATTCGATTGCTAAGATAGAACTGATTGTATTACCTCCGGTAAAATCAGCTGTATTAAAGGATAAAACGATTTGTGCAGAAGCCAAAACTACTTTAGATGCAGGACCTGGATTTGTAAGCTACGAATGGAGCACAGGTGAAACTACACAAGCGATCAACAACGTAGGTGTGGGTGTTTATTGGGTAAAACTTCAGACCGGAAAATGTTTCACCCTTCAGGAAGTACGTGTACACGCAAGTCTTCAGCCTGTAATCTCAGGAATAGAAATTAACAACAATAATATCACTGTAACAGCTTCAGGTGGAGTTCCTCCTTACAAGTATTCTGTAGATGGTGTTAACTGGCAGGATTCCAATATATTTACAGGACTTCCTAGAGGAGAGAACACAATCTATGTAAAAGATACTTACAACTGTACTCCTATTCAGGTAACTGTGACGGTTCCTAACCTTATTAACGCTATTACGCCTAACGGAGATAACGTAAATGATGTTATTGACTACTCAGCATTAGCTTACAAGAAAAATCTAGTCTTCATTGTATATGACAGATATGGAAACAAACTTCATGAAGCAAATAGAATGAATAACTTCTCTTGGGACGGAACAGCCTTTGGTAAGAAAATTCTTACCGGAACCTACTGGTACACGATCTCATGGAACGAAAACAATAAAGACAATACCGAAACCAAATATTCAGGATGGGTATTGGTAAAGAATAAAGAATAA
- the dnaB gene encoding replicative DNA helicase — MAQKETLSSLTHGNFAKELSIADGKMPPNAVDFERLVIGTFLIDKKGLDHSIDLLTSEVFYDPRHQVIFSTILKLYEGNHPVDLMTIIQELKKGDKLSQAGGDHYIIDLTMGVSSSAHIEYHVRVILEKYILRSLINVSANVIDSSYKESTDVFELLDKAEQSFFEITNGTIKKGFDTANSLVKQAIDTIKSLKDKEGLSGVPSGFRDVDKETGGWQNSDLIIIAARPAMGKTAFLLSMARNIAVGHQVPMALFSLEMASVQLITRMIASETRISSEKLRKGTLDDEEWQRLFSNVSELENAPLYIDETPSLSIFDFRAKCRRLVMQHGVRIIMVDYLQLMTAGSGGKGVGNREQEISMISRSLKAIAKELNVPVIALSQLSRSVEARPGKRPQLSDLRESGAIEQDADIVSFIFRPEYYKITVWDNDEEGQETSTENQAELIIAKHRNGATADVRLSFLKHFAKFGDIEAALDGAGGGYPSNFGEPSGFDKIKTTIQPGAAFDLPDSSKLSGSSMNDFDDDDDFPF, encoded by the coding sequence ATGGCGCAGAAAGAAACATTATCATCCCTGACACACGGAAACTTTGCAAAAGAATTGTCTATTGCGGATGGAAAAATGCCTCCCAATGCAGTGGATTTCGAAAGACTTGTTATCGGAACCTTCTTAATTGATAAGAAAGGGCTTGACCATTCCATTGACCTTCTTACCTCAGAAGTATTTTATGATCCGAGACATCAGGTCATCTTTTCTACCATCTTAAAGCTTTATGAAGGCAACCATCCGGTAGACTTAATGACCATTATTCAGGAGTTAAAAAAAGGCGACAAACTAAGCCAGGCAGGTGGTGATCATTACATCATTGATCTTACTATGGGAGTAAGTTCATCTGCCCACATTGAATATCACGTACGTGTTATTCTTGAAAAATATATTTTAAGAAGCCTTATCAATGTTTCTGCCAACGTTATTGATTCTTCCTATAAAGAATCAACCGATGTTTTTGAACTTTTGGATAAAGCGGAACAGTCTTTTTTTGAGATCACCAACGGAACGATTAAGAAAGGATTCGATACCGCCAATTCATTGGTAAAACAGGCTATTGATACCATTAAATCTTTGAAAGATAAGGAAGGACTTTCAGGAGTTCCTTCAGGATTTAGAGATGTGGATAAAGAAACCGGTGGATGGCAAAACTCTGACCTTATCATTATTGCAGCCCGTCCGGCGATGGGGAAAACAGCATTCCTGCTTTCCATGGCGAGAAATATTGCAGTAGGCCACCAAGTTCCTATGGCTCTTTTCTCTCTCGAGATGGCATCCGTACAGCTTATCACCAGAATGATTGCTTCTGAAACCAGAATCTCTTCAGAAAAATTAAGAAAAGGAACGCTGGATGATGAAGAATGGCAAAGGCTATTCTCCAATGTATCTGAATTGGAAAATGCTCCTTTATATATTGACGAAACCCCTTCCCTTTCTATATTCGACTTCCGTGCAAAATGCCGAAGACTGGTAATGCAGCATGGAGTAAGGATTATCATGGTCGACTACCTTCAGCTGATGACAGCAGGAAGTGGAGGAAAAGGAGTTGGAAACCGTGAACAGGAGATCTCCATGATTTCACGTTCATTAAAAGCCATTGCAAAAGAACTTAACGTTCCGGTAATTGCTCTTTCCCAGCTTTCAAGAAGTGTGGAAGCCCGTCCAGGAAAAAGACCTCAGCTTTCAGATCTGAGGGAATCGGGAGCGATCGAGCAGGATGCAGATATCGTGTCTTTCATTTTCAGACCGGAGTATTATAAAATTACCGTTTGGGATAATGATGAAGAAGGGCAGGAAACATCTACTGAAAACCAGGCTGAGCTGATTATTGCAAAACACAGAAATGGTGCTACAGCAGATGTAAGATTATCATTCTTAAAACATTTTGCAAAATTTGGTGATATTGAAGCTGCACTTGACGGTGCCGGTGGTGGATACCCTTCCAACTTCGGAGAACCAAGCGGCTTTGACAAGATCAAAACAACCATTCAGCCGGGAGCAGCATTCGACCTTCCGGACAGCTCAAAACTTTCCGGTTCTTCAATGAATGATTTTGATGATGATGATGACTTCCCATTTTAA
- a CDS encoding T9SS type B sorting domain-containing protein translates to MKKTLLVFLLIFSHILFAQSDCNTAMAVCGNSDISYTPGGHGDIAEDLGGCLTSDEKYSVWYSFTIATAGTLTFEIIPNDQGDDYDFGVYGPNKSCGNLGAPIRCSYSGQSGNTGLNMTSTDLSEDATGDKWVKYLDVLPGQTYYLIVNNHRETANGFKLSWGGTATLSSPFTDPNIQPHPFIPPGVPGANPNDPREVVICSNPATFDFASLSAGILNGNPNFSISYHTSQNDALTGNNPLIGPQTVTPVGVYFYSINYTDPTNPNSPINKCRQTGKFKFKDGTITATDVTLTSCNNNNAGTAMYDLTTAAVFADPTATKKYYYTLYDLNNSINEITNIYQFVSAEGKIYVKVTSVFGCTDIAEITLKFYPAIIAKDAELRSCFLEANPSTALFNLDNAAVITPQAGITKKYFPSLTDAVDGTNQILNANYIAPSGLVYVRVSDTRGCFVVVKIGLTVIAPVTSSVLKDKIICVEDTTTLDAGPGFKSYEWSTGATTQSIKDVGVGVYWVKLKTGECVATQKVTVYPSEQPVVTNVDISNTTLTINVIGGTPDYQYSMDKILWQASNTFSNVARGTYKVYVKDAYDCEPIEVTVVVPNLINMITPNGDGVNDVVDYSAMADKQSLVLSIFDRYGTKIHQGDKSNGYKWDGTIAGKKIPTGTYWYSVTWNENDKKNTPFKFSGWIVVKNRE, encoded by the coding sequence ATGAAAAAAACATTACTTGTTTTCTTACTCATATTTTCACATATTCTATTTGCCCAATCAGACTGTAATACTGCAATGGCAGTCTGTGGTAACTCGGATATTTCATATACACCAGGCGGACACGGGGACATTGCAGAAGATTTGGGCGGATGTTTAACTTCTGATGAAAAGTACTCTGTATGGTATTCTTTTACCATAGCTACAGCAGGAACCCTTACCTTTGAAATTATCCCTAATGATCAGGGAGATGATTATGACTTTGGAGTATATGGCCCTAACAAATCTTGTGGTAATCTTGGAGCTCCGATCCGTTGTTCTTATTCAGGACAAAGCGGAAACACAGGTCTTAACATGACCTCAACAGACCTTAGTGAGGATGCAACAGGAGACAAATGGGTAAAATACCTTGATGTATTGCCTGGCCAGACTTACTATCTGATTGTAAATAACCACAGAGAAACGGCTAACGGATTCAAATTATCATGGGGTGGAACAGCTACTTTATCTTCTCCATTCACAGATCCGAATATACAGCCTCATCCGTTTATCCCACCGGGAGTTCCGGGAGCTAATCCTAATGATCCAAGAGAAGTTGTGATATGTTCAAACCCGGCTACTTTTGATTTTGCCTCATTATCAGCAGGAATTCTGAACGGTAACCCTAACTTCAGCATCAGCTATCATACCAGCCAAAATGATGCCTTAACAGGTAACAACCCTCTTATTGGGCCTCAAACAGTTACTCCTGTTGGAGTGTATTTCTATAGCATCAACTATACGGATCCTACGAATCCTAACAGTCCTATTAACAAATGTAGACAGACTGGTAAATTTAAATTTAAAGATGGTACCATAACAGCTACAGACGTTACGCTAACAAGCTGTAACAACAACAATGCAGGTACGGCAATGTATGACCTTACTACGGCCGCTGTTTTTGCTGATCCTACGGCAACCAAAAAATATTATTATACTTTATATGATCTGAATAACTCAATCAATGAGATTACAAACATTTATCAGTTTGTTTCTGCAGAAGGTAAAATATATGTAAAAGTAACTTCTGTATTCGGATGTACTGATATTGCAGAAATTACCCTTAAGTTCTACCCGGCAATTATCGCAAAAGATGCAGAATTAAGATCATGTTTTCTTGAAGCCAATCCTTCCACAGCTTTATTCAACCTTGATAACGCTGCTGTCATTACACCGCAAGCAGGTATCACTAAAAAATATTTCCCTTCACTGACAGATGCAGTAGATGGAACCAACCAGATTTTAAATGCTAACTATATTGCACCAAGTGGTTTGGTTTACGTAAGAGTATCTGATACCAGAGGATGTTTTGTAGTAGTAAAAATTGGTTTAACTGTAATTGCTCCGGTAACGTCTAGTGTTCTGAAAGACAAAATCATTTGTGTAGAAGATACAACAACGTTAGATGCCGGACCTGGATTTAAAAGCTACGAATGGAGTACAGGAGCGACAACCCAGTCTATCAAAGATGTAGGAGTGGGCGTTTACTGGGTAAAATTAAAAACAGGAGAATGTGTTGCCACTCAAAAGGTGACCGTATATCCTTCTGAGCAACCGGTAGTAACCAACGTTGATATCTCCAACACTACATTAACAATCAATGTGATAGGAGGAACACCGGATTACCAGTACTCTATGGATAAAATTTTATGGCAAGCCTCTAATACATTCTCCAATGTAGCAAGAGGAACTTATAAAGTATACGTAAAAGATGCTTATGACTGCGAGCCTATTGAAGTTACCGTAGTAGTTCCTAACCTTATCAATATGATCACTCCAAACGGAGATGGTGTAAATGATGTTGTAGATTATTCTGCTATGGCAGATAAACAAAGCCTAGTTTTAAGTATCTTTGACAGATATGGAACAAAAATCCACCAGGGAGACAAATCCAATGGTTACAAATGGGATGGCACAATTGCCGGCAAGAAAATCCCAACTGGTACTTACTGGTATTCTGTAACATGGAATGAGAATGACAAGAAGAACACTCCTTTCAAGTTTTCAGGTTGGATTGTTGTAAAAAACAGAGAGTAA
- a CDS encoding GH3 auxin-responsive promoter family protein — MLNFFKKNAALIWAKKHVQKAEDFKKNAEKNQDDLLISLVNTAQKTLFGREHDFENIHSVKEFQDRVPVADYEDLKPYIERVKKGQSNILWTETPEYFAKTSGTTSGSKYIPISKEGMPFQIAGAQSALFHYISKKNNADFVNGKMIFLQGSPELEEVFGIKTGRLSGIVAHHIPNYLQKNRLPSWETNIMEDWESKVDKIIEETERENMTLISGIPPWLIMYFEKLSEKHGKKIKQLFPNLQLIVTGGVNYEPYRDKMEELLGGTVDIVQTFPASEGFFAFQDDYTKEGLLLLTNHGIFYEFIPLEEYGKPGARRLTLKEIELHKDYALILTTNSGLWAYSIGDVVRFISKDPYRVLVSGRTKHFTSAFGEHVIAFEIEEAMKATLEKYPAQITEFHLAPQVNPSEGLPYHEWLIEFEKEPEHLEAFREELDQQLRARNTYYDDLISGNILQKLHITRLKKNAFHEYAKSQGKLGGQNKTPRLANDRKIANLLEIYKL, encoded by the coding sequence ATGTTAAACTTCTTCAAGAAAAATGCGGCGCTGATCTGGGCAAAGAAACATGTCCAAAAAGCAGAGGATTTCAAAAAAAATGCTGAGAAAAATCAGGATGATCTATTAATTTCTCTGGTAAACACTGCTCAAAAGACACTTTTTGGGCGTGAACATGATTTTGAAAATATCCATTCTGTAAAAGAATTTCAGGACAGAGTTCCTGTAGCCGACTATGAAGATCTGAAACCTTATATTGAAAGGGTAAAAAAAGGACAGTCTAATATTCTATGGACAGAAACTCCGGAATATTTTGCCAAAACTTCGGGAACAACCTCAGGATCTAAATATATTCCAATTTCCAAGGAAGGAATGCCATTTCAGATTGCAGGAGCTCAAAGTGCCCTTTTTCATTATATCAGCAAAAAAAACAATGCTGATTTCGTCAACGGAAAAATGATTTTTCTGCAGGGCAGCCCGGAGCTTGAAGAGGTATTCGGAATAAAAACAGGAAGATTATCCGGCATTGTAGCCCATCACATCCCTAATTACCTCCAAAAAAACCGCCTTCCAAGCTGGGAAACCAACATTATGGAAGACTGGGAATCCAAAGTAGACAAAATCATTGAGGAAACAGAACGTGAAAACATGACACTGATCTCTGGAATCCCACCATGGCTGATTATGTATTTTGAGAAACTATCGGAAAAACATGGTAAAAAGATCAAACAGCTTTTCCCTAATCTTCAGCTTATTGTAACCGGAGGAGTCAACTATGAACCGTACCGGGATAAAATGGAAGAATTATTGGGCGGTACAGTAGATATTGTTCAGACTTTCCCGGCATCTGAAGGTTTTTTTGCCTTCCAGGACGACTATACCAAAGAAGGACTTCTGCTATTGACTAATCATGGAATTTTCTATGAATTTATTCCTTTGGAAGAATATGGTAAGCCCGGAGCGAGAAGATTAACGTTAAAAGAAATTGAACTTCATAAAGATTATGCGCTGATTCTTACCACTAATTCCGGATTATGGGCATATTCTATTGGAGATGTTGTAAGGTTTATCAGCAAAGACCCGTACAGGGTTTTGGTAAGCGGAAGAACCAAACATTTTACTTCTGCATTTGGAGAACATGTGATTGCCTTTGAAATAGAAGAGGCTATGAAAGCTACGCTTGAAAAATATCCGGCACAGATTACGGAATTTCATCTTGCTCCTCAGGTAAATCCATCCGAAGGCCTTCCTTATCACGAATGGCTGATTGAATTTGAAAAAGAACCGGAGCATTTGGAAGCATTCAGAGAGGAACTGGATCAACAGCTGCGGGCAAGGAATACTTATTATGATGATTTGATTTCAGGAAATATTTTACAGAAGCTACACATTACGAGACTTAAAAAAAATGCCTTTCATGAATATGCCAAATCTCAGGGAAAATTAGGAGGCCAGAATAAGACTCCGAGATTGGCTAATGACAGAAAGATTGCAAATCTCTTAGAAATTTACAAACTTTAA
- a CDS encoding MFS transporter — translation MISFTPLQTLQNVEFRNLLTGRFFIVLAFRMLATLLGWWVYQLTKDPFSIGLIGLSEVIPAVSCALYAGHVIDMNEKKRLLLICNYAYIFLIGLLLIPAFLDVEMHFTGHQITYYIYGVIFFTGIARAFIGPIVPSMIPKIVKKENLPNAVTLNQATFLISSVCGHAIGGVLIGFIGVKWTLVAILALIFVASLFFWQLHKQYSEYKKETVNIVESMREGISYIFKTKEILGALCLDMFAVLFGGAVAMIPVFATDILNSGAEGFGLLNAASDIGSMCIITILSIVPLRKNQGKILLVVVTGFGLCIIGFGLSKLYWLSFMFLVMSGMLDGISVVIRGTIVQLKTPDHIRGRVLSVNSIFIMSSNEMGQFESGLMAKLLGVVRSVVFGGCMTVLIALLVGSTNPKLRKMQY, via the coding sequence ATGATTTCCTTTACCCCGTTACAAACATTACAAAATGTTGAATTCAGAAATCTTCTCACCGGGAGATTTTTTATTGTTTTAGCTTTCAGAATGCTTGCCACTTTATTAGGATGGTGGGTGTATCAATTAACAAAAGATCCCTTTTCAATAGGCCTTATCGGACTTTCAGAGGTTATTCCTGCTGTAAGCTGTGCGCTGTATGCGGGACATGTTATTGATATGAATGAAAAAAAGAGGCTGCTTCTCATCTGCAATTATGCTTACATTTTCCTGATCGGGCTTCTGCTGATTCCGGCCTTTCTGGATGTAGAAATGCATTTCACCGGTCATCAGATTACATATTATATTTATGGAGTTATCTTTTTTACGGGAATAGCAAGGGCTTTTATCGGGCCTATCGTTCCTTCTATGATTCCTAAAATTGTAAAGAAGGAAAACCTTCCGAATGCAGTAACTCTGAACCAGGCCACTTTCCTGATCTCTTCTGTTTGCGGACATGCAATTGGTGGTGTTCTTATTGGATTCATCGGCGTAAAATGGACTCTGGTTGCTATTTTAGCATTAATATTTGTTGCCTCATTATTTTTCTGGCAGCTCCATAAGCAGTATTCAGAATATAAAAAAGAAACGGTGAATATAGTGGAAAGTATGCGTGAAGGGATTTCTTATATTTTTAAAACCAAAGAAATTCTGGGTGCTTTATGTCTTGATATGTTTGCGGTACTTTTCGGGGGTGCGGTGGCAATGATCCCTGTATTTGCAACAGATATTTTAAATTCAGGAGCTGAAGGCTTCGGTTTATTGAATGCAGCTTCAGACATTGGTTCCATGTGTATTATTACTATTTTGTCGATTGTCCCTCTGCGAAAAAATCAGGGAAAAATACTTCTTGTCGTTGTTACGGGATTCGGACTATGCATCATTGGATTCGGCTTATCAAAGCTGTACTGGTTGTCTTTTATGTTCCTGGTGATGAGTGGTATGCTTGATGGAATTTCCGTGGTTATCCGAGGTACAATTGTTCAGTTGAAAACACCTGATCATATCAGAGGACGTGTTCTGAGTGTGAATTCAATTTTCATTATGTCCAGCAATGAAATGGGGCAATTCGAAAGTGGACTTATGGCTAAATTATTAGGGGTTGTACGCTCCGTTGTATTTGGCGGCTGTATGACTGTTTTAATTGCTTTGCTTGTAGGAAGTACCAATCCTAAATTGAGAAAGATGCAATATTAA